GCCCAAACTTTATTCAGTTGCTTCTCGAGCAGTTATAAGGCACTTTTAGCTGTATGCCCAAACTTTACTCGGTTGCTTCTTGACCAGTTGCAAGGCAGTTTAAGCTAACCAAGAAATAAGAACACTATTCACATGGCCAATTTGGTCTATATAAAAACTGTTTGAGCTCTTTATAGGTTGCTTCAAATACAAAATTGGAATCTAAGAGGTACTTGCTTTTGACAAGTTGGTTCTCCTTCTTCACAAAAGATCTCTGCTTATCTATGGTGTTCTTTCTTTCAAGTAATGATGGGCCTTCCTTCCAAGCTGCTTTGCTTATTACAACAATCTGTACAAACAACAGCAATCCTGTCAATACACGATGATTACAGACTAGTTGTTAGCCAACTACACATTCAGGATTGTAAATGGTCTGATACCAATGAGACTTCCATTTTTCTACATATGCTGGAAATTTTTTCGGTTGTTCCAAGGATGGAAAGTTGCTTCCTTTGTCTTAGGTAACTAATTTCGCTGATAAAGAACAATGAAAATTTTAAATCTATATATACAAGTAACCTGATGTAACATATCTATTCGTAATAGTGTGTTTGTTTTCCAACAGGTTTAGTATTTTCTCAGAGTCTATCTCATATCGTAGCCATCTCCAACTTGATGCCCTACCTTATAAATGTATTGGAAGAGAAGCTCCCACTAGCTGCAGCAACTGCAAACTTAAGAACAGGAATCACAGCCATAATGGCGATCTTTGGAGCCCATCTTTCTGACGCTTATACTGGGTTCTACCGATTGATATTTTACTCAACAATAATATATATAACAGTAAGTTCCCAATCTCAGGAATAACTCAACCTTCTCTACAACTGAACTTTGAGTTCTCTAGTTTGGTCTCTGACATATGTATTGTTCCCTTTGAATGCCTTTGCATAAAGGGATTGTTGCTATTAACAATTTCAGCTTTTAAACTACATTCGGAAGCCACAAGTGCATATGGAAGCTCGGATAGGCTCTGGGTTTTCCGAATGGCATTGTTACTAGTGGCACTTGGCAAAGCTGGCCATACACCAATGTTAAAAGCCTTTGGAGCTTGTCAGCTGAAGTCTAGAGGAGCAGAAGATGATGATAAAGTTCATGCTAGGTTAAACTGTTGGTGGTGCATAGGTGTGAATGCTGGTGCGTTTTGTGGCATTCTGCTACTTGCCATTGTTGAAGGTAGGCAGTACTGGGTAGCTGGTTATGGTGTATTGACACTGACAATGTGCATCGCCTTCTGTATATTTGTTCTTGGCAAACCGTTATACAAATGTGTTGAACCACGTGGGAGTCTTCTCTCACGTGCATCACGTGTTTTGGTGGCTGCATTCTTCAAAAGACATCTTGATGTTCCTACAGATGCCAGTCAGCTGTACCATGGAGACAGTAATCAGTTACTTCACACAGATAGCTTAAGGTATGTGTAAGGGTTTTTGTTTCCGTGTCTGTGTGTGTCACTATATGGGCCTCTACTGTAAAACCCTAAGTTTACATGTACTGCAGGTTCTTGGACAAGGCTGCCATTGTAGAATCACAGAGTTCTGAACTCAACGAAGACAGAACCAAAAGGAGACTTTGCACAGTTATGGAAGTAGAAGAAACTAAGCTTCTCTTGAGGATGTTTCCAATATGGACTACCTTCCTTAACTATGGCTTAGTGAAATCCCTGGGGAGCACTTTCTTTCTTCAGCAAGGAAGCAACATGGACCGAAAATACAGCCTAGGAAACGTTCCACTTCCATTCCTCTTAATATTTACCAGATATGTAAGTGGACAAATAATTTGGCTAAATAAGAGACTATCAAAAGCATACCCAGAATTGGAACAAGTGATCACACCGCTGGTAAGAATAGGAATAGGGTTGATCTTTGGCATACTTTGTTGCAGTATCGCCTCATCACTGGAGGCTAAAAGGTTGGATATCATTAAGAGACATGATTTACAAGACAGACCTAAAGAGACTCTACCCATCAATGTCTTTTGGCTAACTCCTCAGTTCATGTTATTAGGTGCTATGGATGGATTCACTTATTCTGGCATCAAAGATTTCTATTACAACCAAGTTCCTAAGTCAATGTGGTCGTTTGGACCTTCGTTTACCTTAAGTGTGATTGGATTCGGAAGTCTACTCGGTGTAATTGACATAGCTGCAACAGATAAAGCAAGTAAACAAGGAGGACGAACAAGTTGGTTTGCTGATTCCATCAATAAGAGTCGTCTAGATATTTTCTATCTATCACTAGTGATATTAAGCTGTATCAACCTAGTTTTCTATGGTTTTCTAGCACGTAAATATACCTACAAGAAAGCTGTTTCTGAAGATGACCCAGATTCTGGCGTCATCGATACAATGAGTTTTTAACATCCAAATCATCTAGAGAAACCCTTTCTCAATTCATTCTTCCTTCTATAACGTCTCCTACATTACAAAATTCATAAATTATCCTGTATCATTCAATTTTAACAATCCAGTTAACCAAAAATCAATACAGAGTAttgaaaatgtattaaaaattcaaaaccaacaaaaaaaaacctcAGATTTCAAAATATAGAAATGAACGAGAATTATCTGAATTTTCAGTCTAACAACATTATTAAAGCATCAAAAGCTAACAAATTTCTACTATTTCTTAACAGATTTAGTGACCTTTTTCTTGGAAACTAAGATCTCAGGATTAGGGCTGTTTTCAAATTCAATTGGATCCAACCATTTCAAAGGATGGCGATTATAAAAACCCCAATTAGGAACTGAAATCAAAGTAGTAATAACAACACCAGCAGCATAAACAATAAGCATCATTTGATAAGAACCTGTTGAATAACCAGCAATGAACCCCAAAATTGAGAAACCTAATAACATGATCATCATCAATTGCTCGCACAGTTTTTGCCCTTGCCAATCCATCtacacaaacaaacaaacaaaaacaataaaattcATGTAATCAGACAAAACCAACTGAACCCCAAATACTCTAATTCCAGTCAAGACTAGTTACTTACGCTGTTGGAGTTCGATGTCCGAAAGAGAAAGTGAGAGAGCTGTGAGAGGTGAGAAAAGTGAAAAACGCGAAGTAAATCTTTCTGTCTCTCTTTTTCAACTAATAAGAACGCGCCACCTGTATCTAAAAGTCATCGAACCGGAAAAGAAGTTAAGCTGTGGGACCCGTTTAGTGGGAGTACGCTAGGATTCATATGTACGTGTTGTGTGGAATCATCCTGTTCAACTGCTAAGCAGAAAAGGGCTCTTGAGTGTGTTTTCTATCTTCTTCTGGAGTTTAACTGAGAAGTGAATTGGAGGTGTAGAGAAAAAAGAGATGCCGAAGAGAACAACACACACGTACTCAAGTGAAGATGCAGCACCAGATGGTCCAGAATCTGATCTCTTTGTTTATTATTGTAAACATTGTGGTTCTCATGTTCTAATCACTGGTGATCTCTCTCTCTGTTtattattagggttttgtttattttcttctctttgttataGCTGTAAATTCGATTTTTTATCAACTGTTATTGTGATTTTCAAATAAATTTGCTTCCTTTTGTCAATTTGATGATATTTCAGATTGATCAgataaattggggattttagTTTGTTTTATTGTTTTCGATTGGGTTGCTTtggtttatcattttttttttaaaaagtggGTAAAAGCCCTTTCGTTAAGGTTTGTAGATTGTTCAAGTTTTAGTCTTGTTGTTCAGGTTCTTGAGTAATTCTCCATGTGGTCTTGGATGGTCTTGAGTTCTATCTGGCTAAGCTAGCTAAGACCGTAATTCTGGATTTTCTTATCTTAGTGCATGGTTTCGGATGTTGTTGTCGTTGTTGTTCACTAACCTTGTTAAAACCCTAAACCTTCCATTCACAAGAACCACAATATATCTGAAAACTCGTCCTGAACATCATCTCCATTAGGTAGGCCACTATATACCTACATGGCGATTAGAAAAATGTTACCCCTAAGccaaactaaggttttggtcAATCTTTACATGCATTAGATGTACTTTAAGCTCCATCTGCTAGTATTCAAGCTTTTTCTCAAATCATAGGTGCTCCACAACGTATGAATGAATGTGCTGATTGGATAATATGATTCAGTTGTTTGAGTTGGATTAAGTGTTTGGATCATAATGGGAAACCTAACAGAATCACTATTTGAGGGCTAATCATACAGCTGGTGCTTCAGCTAGAGAGCTTTTGGATCTTGTTGCTTAGATGGATGATTATTAGAATACACCCAACATTTCATCTTTTAATATTCTGCTAAATTTGGTGTGCTTTTTAAGTCAAGCTGATTCGATTGTTTGATCTCTAGCTTATAGTGATTTGTTAGTGGCACAACCTTGAGATGGTTGTCTAACTGGAATCACTGACGAATTCACAAATTAATAGTTTCATTGTGCAACCATCACTCACTGATGTTTGAAAGAGTATTTTTTCTTATAATAATGTCTTCATTTTGATAAGCATTACAATCTATACCCTTTCATAATTGACCCTTTAATTGAATTTAGTCAGTATGCTTTTGATTGGATTAACATTTTATCTACAAGAAGAGTTATCTGCTTTTTAGTTGTTCTTCGTACTGAAATGTGTTTGCTCTAAGATACGCAGTTACAGAAGATGCCAAGGCGGAAGACTGACAGATCATCTGTGTTGGATAAACAGAAATATCTCGCTAGGCTCAACATTAGTGAGGCAGGAAAAGTTCTTTTGAAGCGGTAAGGCTATTCACTTTTATACACTTTATCACAGCTCTTCCCTGATACAACCAGTGTAATTATATTTTATAGAATGTCACTTTAACTAATTGTTTTCAAACTCATGTATAAATACTGTATCTTATCTTGTCCAGTGGCGAAGGAAAATTGGAAAAGCAATTCCGTATGGCTTGTATTGGTTGCGGACTTTTTGTTTGCTATCGCTCAGAAGAAGATTTGGAATCAGCTACTTTCATTTATGTGGTTGATGCTGCACTTAGTTCAGTTGCAGCTGAAACCAATCCACAGGTACGTTGTACTTTTCTTTATTCATGTATCTTTCTTTTACCACAAAGTGATTAGAAATTCATTATCTTAATCTGATGTATGATGTAGGATGCTCCTGTTCCACCCTGCATATCACAATTAGAAGGTGGTCTTGTTCAAGTGGCAATAGAAGTAGAAGACCGTGCTCAACGTTCTGCCATTACAAGTAAATCGTTTAATTGTTTATTAAATTTACAAAATCAACTCTTACTTCAGTTCACTTGATGTATACTAGCTAGTTGCACCCGTTGCTCGTCTGATCAAAGCATTTCAAGAATTTCCAACCTTAATTTGATATAAGTAGTTTTGCTACAGTGATCCTATCCACATAATGTTTTGAGACCCATGGAGAAACTTGTGTTATTTCTAGTTCCTCCTTTTACTTCTGCGTGTTTGATCCAGTGGATGCTGATGCCACAGATGAGTAACCTCTAGAGCTGTTTAAGAACATAAAAGTATGATGCTAAGATAACATAGTAAAATTTGATACCTAGTCGTACTGTAaaaataaacatattaaaatgatAGGTGTGGTTTATCTTAATAGTAGAGATTGAGATGTTGACCCCGTAAAATGCTAACTTGAATAGGATTTTAAGCTTGCTTTATGGAAGGATTAGCCGGTAATTTCACTCCTGTCCAAAAGAGTATGGTCGAAAGTTCCTTCTTCTTGATCATTGCGGATGTTGAATGTTAAATAGTGATTATTCCTGGACACCCTGGTTATcaaaaatgaattaaattgatcattataGATATTGTCCGTTAATTTTTTTATTAGCTTTATTCCCCATTATTGTCTAAATTGAATATACAATTGTAGGATTTGAATGTTTCTTGAACAATGCAACTTAATGGTTGTAATTCGTATCTCAGGGGTAAATGCTGATGATGTTCGGGTAGCTGTTGCTGCACCAGCTGCTCGTGGAGAAGCAAACAACGAGCTGTTAGAATTTATGGGCAAGGTACGTTACAGTCTGTCACTGTGTGGTTTTAATGTTGATAGTACCTCTTTTTTAGGAACGAAGGTagtatcatttattgttcaaaagcTTCTAACTTAACTGTGATCCTCCATGCGCTATGATGGAACAGGTGCTAAGTCTTAGGTTAAGCCAGATGACTCTTCAGAGAGGATGGAATAGTAAATCCAAACTTCTTGTGGTGAGTTTGCCTTCATAAACTCTTTGAGTTTTTTAActgtttctttgtttttaccacTTAGACACAGAGTCAACATTATACCTGTACCATGTCATTGATTATCAAGTTTCGAGCAAACTAAGTGTCTATTTACAGTCTTTAATTTATAGTACATAAATGACTGGTTTCAGACTTTGAGTCGTGAACCACATGTGGAGTCCTAAGTGCCTGTTTTAAGGTAGTGTCTATTTCATGAAATTTGTCCTAGTATTATGGCTAAGTAGAGTTAATACTTGATGCTTGAATCAGGTGGAGGACTTGTCTGCCAGAGAGGTATATGAGAAGCTTCTCGAGGCTGTGCAACCTTGAAGCTTTTCTCTACATAATCAGTACAGCATACAACCTTGCTTGTGGAATATGACGGGTATCAACCTTCTACATTATTCCCTACTCTACTGCTACTTGTGGTCATGCCGTCAACTTGGTTCTACAACACCAATTTATCGTGTGTAGCATGCGGTCTATCAGAGCTCTGCTGAAATTGTATTTTGATAATGACCCTAATTTGTAACCAACAGACATGATAATTCATTTGATCTGAAGAAGCACTTTGTATGCAATATTTACTTTTCAAGGTTTAAAGACGGGTAACAATTACTCGAGTGAGGCGAATCACCTAATTTTTGGTATGTTCCTGACAAGTTGCTTTCCGTTAAGAAACTTACAATGGCAGGGGGTACTGTGGAAGTCTTCCATGAATGGCGTAAATCCCTGAGAAGCAAGTAGTAGGATGGCAAAAACACCCGTCTAGAGAACTTTTCATGCTTGGTTCCAGGGAGGCTGGCTTTGGTAGGTATCCAAGAGCTACCAAAGCCTTGGCTTCTGGAGATATCCAAGCCTTGGTTCCAGGGAGGCGGGCAAATAAACCCGAATGGTTATTTTCCTGGAATGACCATAGAGCTTGGCTTCTGGAGATATCCAAGAGGGATTTCCATGTTGATCTTTGGTAGTAGGTATGCCGTATCTCTAAGTTGCTGTACTAGCAGCATCTAACACACATAATAAGAAGATTGGTAGTAGGTATGCCGCATGCAATTGGATACTAGCAGGCAAGAAACATtatgtcatgaaaatcttcatggATGGGGTGAAAATCTCTAAAGCAACTTTCAGGAAAGTCCTTTGAAATAGCAAAACCAGAAGTTGAAAAGCAAACTTGAGGTTGTAGTACTACAAAggtcttgttaacttgtatacccgtatacatgttaaggttcatTAAAGAAACAATTCTTTGCATTGGGAACATAATTTCTTTGTTTTATTggaatgaaaacaattctttgTATTGGGAACAAGATTTGTTGTTTTTAATGCAAGAAAAATCAATTTCTAgtagaataagacaaaaaaaaaaacacaatttccaataaaataaaataattctttatttAATCTTAACATGTATATGGGTActtagttagtaagttcgcgaatgattcgcgaatcattcgcgaatttttccgtatcacgaattttaccgtcttattcgcgtacgtttgcaactccgaacccaagtcgcgtattatgtggcatttccgaattattcgcgaaccgttcacgaatt
The nucleotide sequence above comes from Papaver somniferum cultivar HN1 chromosome 8, ASM357369v1, whole genome shotgun sequence. Encoded proteins:
- the LOC113302864 gene encoding protein NRT1/ PTR FAMILY 5.6-like isoform X3 — translated: MRLPFFYICWKFFRLFQGWKVASFVLGLVFSQSLSHIVAISNLMPYLINVLEEKLPLAAATANLRTGITAIMAIFGAHLSDAYTGFYRLIFYSTIIYITGLLLLTISAFKLHSEATSAYGSSDRLWVFRMALLLVALGKAGHTPMLKAFGACQLKSRGAEDDDKVHARLNCWWCIGVNAGAFCGILLLAIVEGRQYWVAGYGVLTLTMCIAFCIFVLGKPLYKCVEPRGSLLSRASRVLVAAFFKRHLDVPTDASQLYHGDSNQLLHTDSLRFLDKAAIVESQSSELNEDRTKRRLCTVMEVEETKLLLRMFPIWTTFLNYGLVKSLGSTFFLQQGSNMDRKYSLGNVPLPFLLIFTRYVSGQIIWLNKRLSKAYPELEQVITPLVRIGIGLIFGILCCSIASSLEAKRCYGWIHLFWHQRFLLQPSS
- the LOC113302864 gene encoding protein NRT1/ PTR FAMILY 5.7-like isoform X1; this encodes MRLPFFYICWKFFRLFQGWKVASFVLGLVFSQSLSHIVAISNLMPYLINVLEEKLPLAAATANLRTGITAIMAIFGAHLSDAYTGFYRLIFYSTIIYITGLLLLTISAFKLHSEATSAYGSSDRLWVFRMALLLVALGKAGHTPMLKAFGACQLKSRGAEDDDKVHARLNCWWCIGVNAGAFCGILLLAIVEGRQYWVAGYGVLTLTMCIAFCIFVLGKPLYKCVEPRGSLLSRASRVLVAAFFKRHLDVPTDASQLYHGDSNQLLHTDSLRFLDKAAIVESQSSELNEDRTKRRLCTVMEVEETKLLLRMFPIWTTFLNYGLVKSLGSTFFLQQGSNMDRKYSLGNVPLPFLLIFTRYVSGQIIWLNKRLSKAYPELEQVITPLVRIGIGLIFGILCCSIASSLEAKRLDIIKRHDLQDRPKETLPINVFWLTPQFMLLGAMDGFTYSGIKDFYYNQVPKSMWSFGPSFTLSVIGFGSLLGVIDIAATDKASKQGGRTSWFADSINKSRLDIFYLSLVILSCINLVFYGFLARKYTYKKAVSEDDPDSGVIDTMSF
- the LOC113302864 gene encoding protein NRT1/ PTR FAMILY 5.6-like isoform X2 → MPYLINVLEEKLPLAAATANLRTGITAIMAIFGAHLSDAYTGFYRLIFYSTIIYITGLLLLTISAFKLHSEATSAYGSSDRLWVFRMALLLVALGKAGHTPMLKAFGACQLKSRGAEDDDKVHARLNCWWCIGVNAGAFCGILLLAIVEGRQYWVAGYGVLTLTMCIAFCIFVLGKPLYKCVEPRGSLLSRASRVLVAAFFKRHLDVPTDASQLYHGDSNQLLHTDSLRFLDKAAIVESQSSELNEDRTKRRLCTVMEVEETKLLLRMFPIWTTFLNYGLVKSLGSTFFLQQGSNMDRKYSLGNVPLPFLLIFTRYVSGQIIWLNKRLSKAYPELEQVITPLVRIGIGLIFGILCCSIASSLEAKRLDIIKRHDLQDRPKETLPINVFWLTPQFMLLGAMDGFTYSGIKDFYYNQVPKSMWSFGPSFTLSVIGFGSLLGVIDIAATDKASKQGGRTSWFADSINKSRLDIFYLSLVILSCINLVFYGFLARKYTYKKAVSEDDPDSGVIDTMSF
- the LOC113302865 gene encoding probable signal peptidase complex subunit 1, producing the protein MDWQGQKLCEQLMMIMLLGFSILGFIAGYSTGSYQMMLIVYAAGVVITTLISVPNWGFYNRHPLKWLDPIEFENSPNPEILVSKKKVTKSVKK
- the LOC113302866 gene encoding UPF0235 protein At5g63440 isoform X1 — translated: MPKRTTHTYSSEDAAPDGPESDLFVYYCKHCGSHVLITDTQLQKMPRRKTDRSSVLDKQKYLARLNISEAGKVLLKRGEGKLEKQFRMACIGCGLFVCYRSEEDLESATFIYVVDAALSSVAAETNPQDAPVPPCISQLEGGLVQVAIEVEDRAQRSAITRVNADDVRVAVAAPAARGEANNELLEFMGKVLSLRLSQMTLQRGWNSKSKLLVVEDLSAREVYEKLLEAVQP
- the LOC113302866 gene encoding UPF0235 protein At5g63440 isoform X2, which translates into the protein MPRRKTDRSSVLDKQKYLARLNISEAGKVLLKRGEGKLEKQFRMACIGCGLFVCYRSEEDLESATFIYVVDAALSSVAAETNPQDAPVPPCISQLEGGLVQVAIEVEDRAQRSAITRVNADDVRVAVAAPAARGEANNELLEFMGKVLSLRLSQMTLQRGWNSKSKLLVVEDLSAREVYEKLLEAVQP